Within Hyla sarda isolate aHylSar1 chromosome 7, aHylSar1.hap1, whole genome shotgun sequence, the genomic segment tttcacaggaatagcagcaaagcaaattcaaaatcttccttttttacactcgcatgttcttgcagagtcATTTtttggagagaaatccccccccccaaaatttgtaccccatttctctcgagtaaggaaatacctcatctgtgtatgtaaagtgctctgtgggtgcactagagggctcagaagggaaggagcgacaatgggattttggagagtgaattttgaggaaatggtttttgggggacaagtcacatttaggaagcccctatggtgccagaacagcaaaagaaaaccaacatggcatactattttggaaactacacccctcaaggaaagtaaaaaggggtacagtgagccgtaacaccccacagctgtttgacgacttttcgctaaagtctgatttgtaaattaaaattattttattttcactaaaatgcagtgtttttccacaaatttcacatttttacaaggggtaataggagaaaatgccccacaaaatttttaaccccatctcttctgagtatggaaataccccatgtgtggacttcacgtgctctgctggtgcactactatgctcagaagagaagaagtcacatttggcttttggaaagcaaattttgctgaaaatgtttttggaggggcatgtcgcatttaggaagcacctatggtgccaaaacagtggactcaACCCCCCCTGCCAGGATGCATGCTGAAATTCCCacatcagtccttaaggactttaaaacggggggcgtatggatacgccctacgtccttaaagggtagctgccaccatccttttttttttttttgctagcccgttaacccccccccccccgctacggcactagcccgttccctcgttacacttgcagttactgcagagtccggcagcgggcgtgcaggtacagcggcggcaacgaggcggcggcgatgtgcgggaggagtggcctcccagccagtggccggggagccaatgcgctcgctcccgcctgtctgattgacaggcagggagcgagtgcagtctaactgaaaaaggactgattgccactcccaaatcagtcctttttcagtagccggtttttaaatgtaaattaaacctttttaatgaaaaaaataaaaataaaagtatattagagatatgttgtagtacataagaaaatctacggcgaaacaaaaaaaaatatttgtgaggtatagttgaaaagaaaaaaagtcattttgtaattttgggggcttccgtttctacgcagtgcacttttcggtaaaaatgacacattatctttattctgtaggtccatacggccacaaggatacccaatttgtgtaggttttattttactaccccttttacgctcattttttgcaccgttatctgtagtttttatgggtaccatttttgttttgatgggactttttgatcgcttttaaaaaaaaaatttatggtatatgaaatgaccaaaaaatgcacaattttggactttggtatttttttatgtgcacgctatcgaccgtgcagtttaactaactttatatttaaatagttcagCCATTaatgcacgcgatgataccacatatgattatatttatttttgattacattattttatttaaagaaaagaggtggtgattcaaaccttttataaggaaaggggttaattcacttttatttatttttgttacttttttttttgtccccgtaGGGGCTATAACATCTAAACTTGCAGTTGGATACACTGTTTAATTCTGAGCTTTGGTTCAgcattgatcggtgttatcggtgctctagcctgccatggctggctggggacatcagagcaccgatcagacggcgaggaggcaggtaatggcTCTCCCACCGTCCACTCAGCTCATTGGGACCCGCGATTTTTTCCGCGGATGTCCtgctcagctctgctgagctaactAGCACATTAACTCCCGAATTTAGACacattaaccatgggtcctggctgctcacaGCATAGCATACCACCCGGTGTGAAGTGTGCTCAGttcgtgagcacgcttcaaaccacGGTAACGGGAccaaggcatacaggtacgccctcagtccttaagtgcCAGGATGCAATGGTTAGAAATGGACAAAGAGCAGATGAGCGataattcaaatttttattagggaaggggactatttagtacatgcactattttgattgcatacactgaacaatgctgcccCTTAGGCCataaatgatcagtgttatcagtgctccattagaaCAGGCTGTCTGCTCTGTTAGAGCACCGATTGCACAATAGGAAGCCAAGTAACAGTTATTTTTCTGTGCTGTAAGCTAACCGGgattgtggtggtcccgatcagctccctgaGCCAATTGGCAAGTATTTTAAgcacttttagatgctgcaattaagtttgattgcagtgtctaatgggttaatggcaggcatcgGCCAGAACAGCGATGTCTGGcaatagccatgggtcctggctcctAATAGCAGCTAGGAGCCACTGGGTATGAAGCATGTTTAGTTCCTTAGCAGGCTTCATAGACCAggcacagggcatacatgtatatGTCTTCTCTACCAATTAAAAGTGTTGTTAAAATAAGTATGCCTAAACTTAcactattctaacccctatacttttttttttttccatgcacagGGCTGTATGAGAGTTCATACAGTTTAGAATCATTTGTGTTAAAATGGATctttatgatcactttttataaagcaAATTTTCTGAAATGAATTGACTATAAATATCAGCAATTCTGCCATTAACCTGTTAACGCCTGTGTAAGTGTACATTTATATAAACCTAATACAGACTTCAGGAAGTCGCTGCCTCTCCATTTATTGTGTGCGCTAGCAAGCAGTGTGACAACTGCAATATTTTAAGGTTTCAGGTATAGATTGTATAAAATGTGGTTGCATTTAATTAAGAATAAAAGTGTGAGTTGTTATGGTAATATATTTTTAAGGATACACTCCTTGATTTGTTGATTTGTTAGGATAAACAttgatttgtttaaaaaaaatgtttacaatagcCTTCTTCCTTTTAACCTGAAATGAGTGTCCCCTCAATGAAGCTGTTTAAAAAGACTGGAGATAGCGTCTGGCTTTGAACATGCCTCTTTATTAATCCATTGTCCTTCAAATTAGTCAAATCAGCCACCAATCTTAATAGTGTATTACACATTTATACAGTATAACCGTGTCTGGTAAGTCGCCATCTTCATGTTTTAATCAGGATATatgtttttctagattttccaagCAACGAGAACTTGTCAATGAAGCTTAATTCCCACACGTTATCCCCTGATACCACATCTGAGGAtcatttattaacattatataaGCCAAAGGCCAAAAGCAATGTTGAAGATCTCCAAGATGTTACCCTCAGAATAAAGCATGACCAATTcacagacttttccacctgtacacaatacacacagaCGGAACCTGTGGACAGTGGAAAAGGGGTATTGTCTGAGGACAACGATGATGATGTTGTTTTTGTTCCCACAGAAAATACTCTGGTGGGGTATTCAACTGATCCCCCCAGGTCATATAATGAGGGGAGTCACAAAGACTCTGACTTTTGCTTGCTCACTGAACAGATCCAAAACACATCTGATCAGGTTGGAACTGAGGTGGAGTCTAATGGCGTTCTTGCAGTTGACAATATTTACTCACCGACATGTCTGAAATCCACGGATCTAACAGACCAGCCAACAAAATGGGTAACCAATGTAAACTTTGTAGGATGTCCAATAACCCCCCACCAAATTAATACCCAATATACGCCAAATTGTTTTATTGAGGTTGCATCCGTTTGCGAAGAAGGAAATGTCACCAACACAGATGTTTACACTGCCACTGACCATAACAAAATGGAAGAGATCCCCATGTCATGGGGGAAAGGTGTAATGTACACTGACATATACACAGCTGCAGAGTTAACTCAAGCAGATCTAGCTAGTATAAAGAAAGAACTGGTTTCATGGGAAGAAGGAAACCTGGAGCTCCAGACTATTTATATACCTCCAAAACCTATGGTAGAAAAAACAGTGTCCACTAATGGTAGAGTTAAGGCAGCACAATGGAATGGGAGTCAGGCTCATAGAGACTCTTATCCATCATTGGAGAATACACTTCCTCATATTAAGACGGAATATGAACAAGGCGATTTTGCAGACCACTATGCAACTCCTGAGCAAAGCCAACCTACTCCCACACCATTTAACCCAGAAGATTGCCATATGGAAGCCATTAAGAAAGAAAGGGTGAATACGAATGTGTCTGTAACTGGTTTTACTACTGATGATGAAAATGATAATAGTACATCAGCAAATGCTACATCCCAAACACTACAAATGTACAGTTGTTCCGACTGTAAAAAGTGTTTTTCCAATGACACGAATTTAGCCAAACACAGGCTTATGTGCAGAGGTAGAAAGCCGCATGTCTGTTCCGGCTGCGGAAAATGCTTTGCTAGCGCCTCCTATCTTGTAATAcacgagagaattcacacaggagagaaaccatacGCTTGTTCCCACTGTGGCAAAAGCTTTACTCGGAAACCTGATTTGATCCGTCACGAAAGGAtacacacaggggaaaagccattcGCCTGcccagaatgtggtaaatgttttaccaGCGTATCCAATATATTTATGCATAGAAGAATCCATACTGGAGAAAAGCCTTTTCCTTGTGCTGAATGTGGCAAACGTTTCATCAAAAAGTCTGACCTGGTCCGCCATGAGAGAATTCATGAAACACCGAAGCCTTTGTCTTGTCGTCAATGTGGGAAGTATTTTTGTTCAAAGAGCATTCTAAATAAACATatggctgttcacacaggaaaGAGGCCAGAGACTGATCAGGGAGGCAGttgatttttttactttttcttgtaTATGGTGAGAAAAAAAtggttacatttattttatatataatatattgtaaaatgtatttttttatgctGAACATTTAGATCAGTCACATGAGAAAATAATTGACTTCTGTATATTTCTGTATAGCCATAGGTATATGACCTCCAAATGCACAAAGAAACCAACCCCAGTTTTGCCTTCAGTTGTCAGGGTTTGCAGCTCCGCTGCGTGCACTTGAATGCAAATAAATAGCAATAATGGACAAATATCGAAATTGCTgaataaaaggagtactccgggatatgaaaacCTATCCTGAGCAtacgggataagtttcagatcacaagaggtccaaacactgggacccccccatgataTCCCATACGGAGCCCTGGCCAAATAGCATGTGTCGACCACAGCAAGAAGGAGCAgcagacccgccccctcaatgcagctctatggcagaACTGAAAATTGCTgaatgcagcgctccggctctcccatagagttgtattaggGGAGAGTGTTAGCTGCCGCTTCGCGCAGTGGTTGAACACACTCCCTTCCTGCGGAttgccggggccccgtatgggagattgcagggggtcccagtggtcggaccccccgcaatctgaaacttatgccctatccttaggatagggaataagttttcatATTCAAGAGTACCTGTATTATCCATGTCAAGGCTTTCCCCATCTTCTCAGTCCATTCcatcaaatgttttcaaattaactggtgccagaaagttatatggatttgtaaattacttttgccttccagtacatatcagctgctgtatactgcagaagaagttgtgtctttctttccagtctgaccacagtgctctctgctgccacctctgtccatgtcaggaactgtccagagtaggagaagatccccatagcaaacatttcctGCTCcctaaagttcctgacatggacatggtcagcagagagcactctggtcagactggaaagaaccacacagaCTAGagaataaagcagctgataagtacaggaaggatggagatttttaaatagaactaatttacaaatctgtttaactttctggagccagttgatttaaaaaaaaatgttttcactgtaCTACCCCTTTTTACAATCATAATCTGGCCATATGTACATGAACAGGTAAATATGTGTTATTTATAGAGTTTatttaggctgtgttcatatATATTTAGGACAATATATGTCTGTCTACTCTAATAATGATGATGTGTATGGCAATCTGGTTGAATGTATTTAATTTAACCAGCTCCCTAAAGAACTAATTTACACCATATTATAGATTATTTCCTTAGGATTTAATGTAGACTggcaacatgtttttttttttttttttttgtgtgtgtgtgtgtgtgtgtgtgtgtgtgtgtgtgtgtgtgtgttttacataATGATATGTAATGCTGATGATAAACTTTGAACTGATGATCTTTTTCCAGTTTCTGCTAAGGTTGTTTATTTAGTCTGGGTGTTTTTCTGACCAAACCAACTTGGGTAAAGAGACAAAAAGATTTTGTTATTTCAAATATAGGGTTTTTCCcgaaaaattgaaatttttggaaaaatgtaaaaaaaaatttagggtcgAGTAGTTGTATAAATTGAAATAATTTCAATGCTGGATGTTGGTCTGACCATTTTACTGGAAAATAAAACCAATTTACTCCGAAAATAGTCaaacattatatgtgatgggaagtACATTAATAGGAATCCAACAAATAAATGTCAATTAAGGCCGATCTGAAAGGACAGAAACATCAACTACTGTAATATCAACAAGATTGAGCCCAACCACATAGCCTTGGTATTCATAACTGAGAGAATGTAACATAAATTTATTAACCTAAACAAACACTCTATATATGTTTTATCTATACACTCTAAATGTTCAAAATGATTTCTATTGCTGACACGCCAGATGTCTAGGTGATAATCCAGACGCGTACCAGCATATTCTCGGATATGGACTCCACTATTTCAGTGATGCGTTGTCTCAGGTTGTTCAGATCCTATGTTTGGGGGGGTGCAGATACAGAGTCCTTGATTTAGCCCCACAGAAAGAAGTTGCAGGGTGTTAGATCTGGTCCTCATGGAGACCAGCGCAACATTGGTGAATCGGTGTTTCCAGCGCGAAGGACCAACGTTCCAGTGAAGTTTAATAAAGGTATTGGTGAACATCCAAACGGGAATGTGGAGGTGAACCATCCTGCTAATAGAGAAAGATCTGCCAAACATAGAtaatttaaattatgctgagaagcaatcagatcattatacaagattgttgaggtgcgaccatgcctgtttcttctagCCGAATAGATAATTTAAGGCATAAGccattccttttaaaggggtactccggtgaaaaccttttttcttttaaatcaactggtggcagaaagttaaacatatttgtaaattacttctattaaaaaaaatcttaatccttccagtacttattagctgctgaatgctacagatgaaattcctttctttttggaacactgatgacatcacgagcacagtgctctctgctgacatctctgtccattttagcaaccatgcgtagcagatgtatgctaagggcagcatggtggctcagtggttagcagtgctggggacttgggttcaaataccactaaggacaacaataaataaagcattattattcttataataacgtcagcagagagaactatggtcgtgatgtcatcagagagcattccaaaaagaaaagaatttcctctgtagtattcagcagctaataagtacaggaaggattaagattttttaatagaagtaatttacaaatatgtttaactttctgccaccagttgatttaaaagaaaaaaggttttcaccggagtacccctttaacatgtcttAGTAGGATAGTCAGTGACCGCAACCTCTGCAAAAAAAACCTTTACTTTACCTTTACTCTTGCACCATACTTTTCTTTAACTCCCTGTGTCCATCAGGCTGATTATCATCTCTTTCTGTGCCGTGAATAATAGCTGGGAGGGGGTTACACATTAGTTCAGCTAGTGGAGAGGGGGTAGGGACCTTGGCAGACACCTCACACATGTGGGCGAAAGAAAAGGGAGCACACAAAAGGTGTTTTACAGAGGCGAATGGTATAGGCTCCATAATAAGTACAAAGCAAGAATAAAGAATGAATTTCAAAGGTGTCTATAACCCATAAGTGTCTACGTTCATTTGTttatttgacaatttttttttaacatgcaaGTTCCACATGAAAAAAGTGAAACTCTTATAAACATTCATAGTGGTTTTATTTGACAGTGTCTTGTAAACAGAAAGATAATGTGGCTGTATAAAGAGGAGATATCAGACATCAACTGGAAGCACTATCTGGCTGAGCCACTGTGTTTTGAAGGTTTTCTTGAGTTCAGTTTTGGACAACCTCTTTACCATTTCCTTGACTTAGACTCCATTCACACCACGttattgcaatacagttcccgtatacattttcaatttgaaaaccgtatgccaaacgatgcatcctgttgcatccgttttgcgtcttgtacggttttgtcagttttattccccatacccaaaaccgtagactaccacggtttttgatccaggttaaaaaaacatattgaaacgtatatgttttttaaatatgggagtcaatgggaaatgtagagaaccttatgtgcgtacggttgcatctggtttgcaccatacggtttttgactttgcacagtttttttcttggaatttcaatccaacaagtgaaactttatttataatgaagtgaaaagtaaaaaacgtatacatttttttttcttgaaaaacggatgcaacaagacaatttttttaaccgtatacgttttttttaactgaatacgggttgaaatttgtacacacgttttgatacagtttggtacagttttgaggaatccgtttttcatcaaaaacctgatacgggaactgtattgcaaaaatgtggtgtgaatgcagcctgagaCTGTCCTGGAATAAGCAGAACactaaagctgtgttcacacggcagaaaatcTGTATATTTGCGTGAACCAGCATCCACATtggttctgtgcagaattctgcagtttTTAATAATTTGCGGAATCAGTGCGGAATTCTGCAGCTCAGTGAAAGAtagacttaccgtatatactcgagtataagccgacccgagtataagccgagacccctaatttcaacccaaaatcccaggaaaagttattgactcgagtataagcctagggtgggaaatacctcatccccccctgtcatcatccagacccgtcattaacatcctcatcatccccttgtcatcatcccacacatccccccttcatcatccccttgtcatcatcccacacatccccttatcatcccacacatccccccttcatcatccccttgtcatcatcccacacatccccccttcatcatccccttgtcatcatcccacacatccccttatcatcccacacatccccccttcatcatccccttgtcatcatcccacacatccccccttcatcatccccttgtaatcatcccacacccccccccttcatcatccccaccccccttcatcatccccacaccccccccccccttcatcatcctcttctcatcattcgccctcagtggtcttcaacctgcggacctccagaggtttcaaaactacaactcccagcaagcccgggcagccatcggctgtccgggcttgctgggagttgtagttttgaaacctccggaggtccgcaggttgaagaccactgcggccttcaacatgcggacctccagaggtttcaaaactacaactcccagcaagcccgggcagccatcggctgtccgggcttgctgggagttgtagttttgaaacctccggaggtccgcaggttgaagaccactgcggccttcaacatgcggacctccagaggtttcaaaactacaactcccagcaagcccgggcagccatcggctgtccgggcttgctgggagttgtagttttgaaacctccggaggtccgcaggttgaagaccactgcggccttcaacatcatccagccccctctcaccccctttagttctgagtactcacctccgctcggcgctggtccggtcctgcagggctgtccggtaaggaggtggtccggtgaggaggtggtccgggctgctatcttcaccgggggcgcctcttctccgcgcttccggcccggaatagagccgttgccttaacaacgacgcatctgcgtcgttgtcaaggcaacgtgactattctgaggccgggcccgaagcgcttagaagaggcctccccggtgaagatagcagcccggaccacctcctcaccggaccacctccttaccggacagccctgcaggaccggaccagcgccgagcggaggtgagtactcagaactaaagggggtgagagggggctggatgatgttgaaggccgcagtggtcttcaacctgcggacctccggaggtttcaaaactacaactcccagcaagccc encodes:
- the LOC130282876 gene encoding oocyte zinc finger protein XlCOF7.1-like yields the protein MTEKNHITEKILNLTLEIIYLLTGEDYSQHVGKHVGTMCGSPCQPGGLYKTVSAITDPPPLSEVRRKNDHQKILDLTNKIIHLLTGEVPIRHEDIIVCFSMEEWKYLEGHKDLYKDVLMEDDPFLGCNDFPSNENLSMKLNSHTLSPDTTSEDHLLTLYKPKAKSNVEDLQDVTLRIKHDQFTDFSTCTQYTQTEPVDSGKGVLSEDNDDDVVFVPTENTLVGYSTDPPRSYNEGSHKDSDFCLLTEQIQNTSDQVGTEVESNGVLAVDNIYSPTCLKSTDLTDQPTKWVTNVNFVGCPITPHQINTQYTPNCFIEVASVCEEGNVTNTDVYTATDHNKMEEIPMSWGKGVMYTDIYTAAELTQADLASIKKELVSWEEGNLELQTIYIPPKPMVEKTVSTNGRVKAAQWNGSQAHRDSYPSLENTLPHIKTEYEQGDFADHYATPEQSQPTPTPFNPEDCHMEAIKKERVNTNVSVTGFTTDDENDNSTSANATSQTLQMYSCSDCKKCFSNDTNLAKHRLMCRGRKPHVCSGCGKCFASASYLVIHERIHTGEKPYACSHCGKSFTRKPDLIRHERIHTGEKPFACPECGKCFTSVSNIFMHRRIHTGEKPFPCAECGKRFIKKSDLVRHERIHETPKPLSCRQCGKYFCSKSILNKHMAVHTGKRPETDQGGS